A window of Pseudanabaena sp. BC1403 contains these coding sequences:
- the pilM gene encoding type IV pilus biogenesis protein PilM: MFGLKFGGKSKKGIGIEITSEKVNLVQLRRKGQSSYKLVTYGSVELPEGTVEEGRILDPVALGEVIRSLLADKKIKVKKAATALPGRETVSRLIRLPAEIPDLELREMVLNQEASLYLPFPREDADVDYQKLGTTLDDDGIERIEILMVATPKEVTDSYMQALEIAQLEVDVVEVSSFALIRAMRNELARFSTLAEAVAIVDIEYEATEITVTVDGVPQFSRTFPIGTAQIQNAQLRAINLPPRRTTDMEMLSSTVVPVQSMDTASLAGGGGTPGDAAIMRVVGDLSDELRRSIDFYTSQSPGSDVVQLLIAGPGACIGQLNEFFSQRLGIAAIAVDPLTAIGVTIDGDIPVEERMAMSVALGLGLREV, encoded by the coding sequence ATGTTCGGCTTAAAATTTGGCGGAAAGTCTAAGAAAGGCATCGGAATTGAAATCACTTCCGAGAAAGTTAACCTAGTTCAATTGCGCCGCAAGGGGCAATCTTCTTACAAGCTAGTGACGTATGGTAGCGTCGAGCTTCCTGAAGGTACTGTTGAAGAAGGACGTATTCTCGACCCTGTAGCGCTGGGAGAAGTTATTCGCAGTTTGCTAGCAGACAAAAAAATAAAAGTTAAGAAGGCTGCCACAGCTCTTCCAGGGCGCGAGACTGTGAGTCGTCTAATTCGCTTACCAGCGGAAATTCCTGACTTAGAACTACGCGAGATGGTTCTTAATCAAGAGGCTAGTCTGTACTTACCTTTTCCTCGTGAAGACGCGGATGTTGATTATCAAAAGTTGGGTACAACTCTTGATGATGATGGCATTGAACGGATTGAAATTCTCATGGTGGCAACACCTAAAGAAGTCACAGACAGCTATATGCAGGCTCTAGAAATAGCGCAGTTAGAGGTTGACGTTGTTGAGGTTAGTAGCTTTGCTCTCATTCGTGCTATGCGCAATGAGTTAGCTAGATTTAGCACATTAGCGGAAGCCGTAGCGATCGTAGATATTGAGTACGAAGCTACAGAAATTACGGTAACAGTTGATGGAGTTCCGCAATTTTCTCGAACTTTCCCAATCGGTACTGCTCAAATTCAGAATGCTCAATTGCGTGCTATTAATTTGCCTCCACGAAGGACAACGGATATGGAAATGTTGAGTTCCACTGTTGTGCCTGTTCAGTCGATGGACACCGCGAGCCTTGCAGGTGGTGGTGGAACTCCAGGAGATGCAGCAATCATGAGGGTTGTTGGAGATCTTTCCGATGAACTTAGGCGCTCAATTGACTTCTACACTAGTCAATCTCCTGGCTCAGATGTCGTGCAGTTATTGATTGCAGGACCTGGTGCCTGTATTGGTCAATTAAATGAGTTCTTCAGTCAACGTCTCGGTATTGCTGCTATTGCTGTTGACCCGCTTACTGCCATTGGTGTAACTATTGATGGTGACATTCCTGTTGAGGAACGTATGGCTATGTCTGTTGCTCTAGGTCTAGGTTTGAGGGAGGTTTAA